In Sphingomonas sp. PAMC26645, one DNA window encodes the following:
- the gspF gene encoding type II secretion system inner membrane protein GspF, translating into MADFDYIAIDTKGAERRGHVAASDIDVARATLDARKFYVVKITPGAPPQATKGRPLFGLQLGTPKMSGKNLTLFTRQLATLNRVSPLEESLRTITRQTEQDSVRTIVQHVHAGVVEGRRLADAMAREPKSFPPLYRAMVSAGESSGSLPTILDRLAALLERQAEIRGKLITALAYPSILALVAFGVVTALMMFVVPQVVEQFDTVGQQLPLLTRMVMAFSAFLVGYWWVMLLIVVGGGLAGWRALKDPTLRLAFDGWLLRIPLLGRLIRDLHAARMARTLGTMVASRLPLLDGLNLTASTIHNRRLRQASDQIVDAIRGGGSLSAAMRRAGVFPPLLTYLAASGEAAGRLDEMLERAADYLEREFDRFTATALSLLEPLIIVVMGGIVATIVLSILLPILQLNTLAGQ; encoded by the coding sequence ATGGCTGATTTCGACTATATCGCAATCGACACCAAGGGCGCCGAACGCCGCGGCCACGTCGCCGCGTCGGACATAGACGTCGCGCGCGCCACCCTCGACGCGCGTAAATTCTACGTCGTGAAGATTACCCCCGGCGCGCCGCCACAGGCAACCAAAGGCCGCCCGCTGTTCGGCCTCCAGCTCGGCACACCGAAGATGTCGGGCAAGAATCTCACGCTCTTCACCCGCCAGCTAGCCACCCTGAACCGCGTCTCGCCGCTGGAAGAGTCGCTCCGCACGATCACCCGCCAGACCGAGCAAGACAGCGTCCGAACAATAGTGCAGCACGTCCACGCCGGCGTCGTCGAAGGCCGTCGCCTGGCCGACGCGATGGCGCGCGAACCGAAAAGCTTTCCGCCGCTCTACCGCGCGATGGTCTCCGCTGGCGAGAGTTCAGGCTCGCTCCCGACCATCCTCGACCGTCTCGCCGCCCTGCTCGAACGCCAGGCCGAGATCCGCGGCAAGCTCATCACCGCGCTCGCCTACCCCTCGATCCTCGCGCTCGTCGCGTTCGGCGTCGTCACCGCGCTGATGATGTTCGTGGTGCCGCAGGTCGTCGAGCAATTCGACACGGTCGGCCAGCAACTCCCGCTGCTGACGCGGATGGTCATGGCGTTCTCGGCGTTCCTCGTCGGATACTGGTGGGTGATGCTGCTGATCGTCGTCGGCGGCGGGCTAGCCGGGTGGCGGGCGCTCAAGGACCCGACGCTCCGGCTCGCCTTCGACGGCTGGCTGCTCCGTATCCCGCTACTCGGCCGCCTGATCCGAGACCTTCACGCGGCCCGGATGGCGCGCACGCTCGGCACGATGGTCGCGAGTCGCCTGCCGTTGCTTGACGGTCTCAACCTCACCGCCAGCACGATCCACAACCGCCGCCTCCGCCAGGCGTCGGACCAGATCGTCGACGCGATCCGCGGCGGTGGCTCGCTCTCCGCTGCGATGCGCCGCGCCGGTGTCTTCCCCCCGCTGCTGACCTATCTCGCGGCGAGCGGTGAAGCGGCGGGCCGGCTCGACGAGATGCTGGAGCGCGCCGCCGACTATCTCGAACGCGAGTTCGACCGTTTCACCGCCACCGCGCTGTCGTTGCTCGAACCGCTGATCATCGTCGTGATGGGCGGCATCGTCGCGACGATCGTGCTATCCATCCTGCTACCGATCCTCCAGCTCAACACGCTGGCCGGACAATGA
- the gspD gene encoding type II secretion system secretin GspD translates to MKKLFLGPVVALALAAGVHAQTTLNVRDADIRAFIADAAKVTGRTFIIDNRVAGKVTVVTDRPLSRSEYFEIFLSTLRANGLVAVPTSGGAFRVQPLDNAASQPSRIGVAGAARNSYVTEIIRLRAIDAQSAVETVRPLVSAQGSVSANRGGNSLVVVDFADNIRRIREVLRRIDTDTSSTRVVALKNASAKEIATALQGLIGAGTGGGQGGQGGGAGAGPSASVVAVEGSNAVALRGDPTTVARLAQVAADLDQKARNGTEIKVVFLENADAEQLLPVLQELVGQTPTQPVQTALSRSNFGSSSTNGASGGQSNVSQPQIPQSGPTAGGASSSGQAAITSAGRSAVVVTRFAGANAIVIAAPAEIQRQLNEVVRQLDTRREQVLVEAIVAEVSDSTARTLGAQFIVGDPSGGAFGASTFSNSAPNILQIAGAIGARSIGGNGTTVVAPDGTRTETNTPNAAADALQQSAIASILAATGGFGGFGGKIGSTFFGAIINAVKSDTTSNLLQVPHLVTLDNQEAHSLVGQEIPITTGQALSTNFDNAFRTTQRQNVGIELTVRPQVNSSGTVKLNLRLEVSSIAGPVSSDNSDLILNKREVETVRTVDDGQIAVISGLLDDNERRTIEKIPLLGDIPVLGHLFTSKAKQRSKTNLMIFIRPTILRTAEDSRKLTEQRYGYVRLQQGLQEPGAEPSIDQLVRDYMGAAPPIPSAPIPGSIEDPRIAVPVRTSTMVVRPKK, encoded by the coding sequence ATGAAAAAACTGTTTCTCGGCCCCGTCGTAGCTCTCGCACTGGCGGCCGGCGTTCATGCCCAGACTACGCTGAACGTCCGCGACGCCGACATCCGCGCGTTCATCGCCGATGCCGCCAAGGTCACCGGGCGCACGTTCATCATCGACAACCGCGTCGCCGGCAAGGTGACGGTGGTCACCGATCGGCCGCTGTCGCGCTCCGAATATTTCGAGATATTCCTCTCGACGCTGCGCGCCAACGGCCTCGTCGCGGTGCCGACCTCGGGCGGGGCGTTCCGCGTTCAGCCGCTCGACAACGCCGCTTCGCAGCCGAGCCGGATCGGCGTCGCGGGTGCCGCGCGCAACAGCTACGTCACCGAGATCATCCGCCTTCGCGCGATCGACGCGCAGTCCGCGGTCGAGACCGTCCGCCCGTTGGTCAGCGCGCAGGGCTCGGTCAGCGCGAACCGTGGCGGCAACAGCCTCGTCGTGGTCGATTTCGCCGACAACATCCGCCGCATCCGCGAAGTCCTCCGCCGGATCGACACCGACACATCCTCCACCCGCGTCGTCGCGCTTAAGAACGCGAGTGCGAAGGAAATCGCGACTGCGCTCCAGGGGCTCATCGGCGCCGGCACGGGTGGCGGACAGGGCGGGCAGGGCGGTGGCGCAGGTGCCGGTCCGAGCGCATCGGTCGTCGCGGTCGAGGGTTCGAACGCGGTCGCCCTGCGCGGCGATCCGACCACCGTCGCCCGCCTCGCGCAGGTCGCCGCCGACCTCGACCAGAAAGCGCGCAACGGCACCGAGATCAAGGTCGTTTTCCTCGAGAACGCCGATGCCGAGCAGTTGCTGCCGGTGTTGCAGGAACTCGTCGGCCAGACTCCGACCCAGCCGGTGCAGACGGCGTTGTCGCGCTCGAACTTCGGATCGAGCAGCACCAACGGCGCGTCCGGCGGACAGTCGAATGTTTCGCAACCACAGATCCCACAGTCTGGCCCCACGGCCGGCGGCGCGTCCAGCTCCGGCCAGGCCGCGATCACGTCTGCCGGCCGGTCTGCGGTGGTCGTCACGCGCTTCGCCGGCGCCAACGCGATCGTCATCGCCGCCCCCGCCGAGATCCAGCGTCAGCTCAACGAGGTCGTCCGTCAACTCGACACGCGCCGCGAACAGGTACTCGTCGAGGCGATCGTCGCCGAGGTCTCCGATTCGACCGCGCGCACGCTCGGGGCGCAGTTCATCGTCGGCGATCCGAGCGGCGGCGCGTTCGGTGCATCGACCTTCTCGAACTCCGCGCCCAACATCCTCCAGATTGCCGGCGCGATCGGCGCGCGCTCGATCGGCGGCAACGGTACGACGGTGGTCGCGCCCGATGGCACGCGGACCGAAACGAACACGCCCAATGCCGCGGCGGACGCGCTGCAGCAGTCGGCGATCGCGTCGATCCTCGCGGCTACCGGCGGCTTTGGCGGGTTCGGTGGCAAGATCGGCAGCACGTTCTTCGGCGCGATCATCAACGCGGTGAAGAGCGACACGACCTCAAACCTGCTCCAGGTCCCGCACCTCGTCACGCTCGACAACCAGGAGGCGCACAGCCTCGTCGGGCAGGAGATCCCGATCACCACGGGGCAGGCGCTCAGCACCAATTTCGACAACGCCTTCCGCACCACGCAGCGCCAGAATGTCGGCATCGAACTGACCGTGCGGCCGCAGGTGAACTCGTCCGGTACGGTGAAGCTCAACCTCCGCCTCGAGGTCAGCTCGATCGCGGGGCCGGTATCGAGCGACAACAGCGACCTCATCCTCAACAAGCGCGAGGTCGAGACCGTCCGCACCGTCGACGACGGCCAGATCGCGGTGATCAGCGGCCTGCTCGACGACAATGAACGCCGCACGATCGAGAAGATCCCGCTGCTCGGCGACATCCCCGTGCTCGGCCATCTGTTCACCTCGAAGGCGAAACAGCGGTCGAAGACCAACCTGATGATCTTCATACGCCCAACGATTTTGCGTACCGCCGAGGACAGCCGGAAGCTGACCGAGCAGCGCTACGGCTATGTCCGCCTGCAACAGGGTCTGCAGGAGCCGGGCGCTGAGCCGTCGATCGACCAACTCGTCCGCGACTACATGGGCGCCGCCCCGCCGATCCCGAGCGCACCGATCCCCGGCAGCATCGAAGACCCGCGTATCGCCGTCCCGGTACGCACCTCGACGATGGTCGTGCGACCCAAGAAATGA
- the gspG gene encoding type II secretion system major pseudopilin GspG, which yields MRPEDKKKRREAGFTLVELMVVIVIIGLLATIVALNVLPSGDTARIQKAKADIAQIEGGLELYKLQNMTFPNTTQGLNALVSAPAGLSDPSRYQRGGYLKKLPNDPWGRPYLYASPGAHGEADVWTFGADGKEGGEGIDADIGSWQ from the coding sequence ATGCGTCCCGAAGATAAAAAGAAGCGCCGCGAGGCCGGCTTTACCCTCGTCGAGCTGATGGTCGTGATCGTCATCATCGGCCTGCTCGCCACCATCGTAGCGCTCAACGTGCTGCCCTCGGGCGACACCGCGCGGATCCAGAAGGCCAAGGCCGACATCGCGCAGATCGAGGGCGGGCTAGAACTGTACAAGCTCCAGAACATGACCTTCCCCAACACCACGCAGGGGCTGAACGCGCTCGTTTCGGCGCCCGCGGGCCTATCCGATCCATCGCGGTACCAGCGTGGCGGTTATCTGAAGAAGCTGCCGAACGATCCCTGGGGGCGCCCGTATCTCTACGCCTCGCCCGGCGCGCACGGCGAGGCCGACGTCTGGACCTTCGGGGCGGACGGCAAGGAAGGCGGCGAGGGGATCGATGCCGATATCGGCAGCTGGCAATAA
- a CDS encoding ATPase, T2SS/T4P/T4SS family: protein MIIREGHEIELTSPLPLAGGVGGGPASIIDNAIEGYVIPSPNPSREREGSSAAVSSTDLPQITIPYAFARKFGVVVDHTDTDSHLTIAMRAGADPKVLLELRRYLARPFDVTFVEQVAFDRLLSNVYAMDGQANALAAVGMGDELDLLAGDMPTAEDLLDTADDAPAIRLINGIIADAARNGVSDIHIEPYESGLVVRMRIDGVLRETLRMPPNVAPVVVSRIKVMARLDIAERRVPQDGRMGLTLGGKLLDVRVSTLPSRAGERVVLRILDKENAGIDLEALGLPPALFALLNEALSEPNGIILVTGPTGSGKTTSLYAALRLLNDGSRNILTVEDPVEYAVDGVGQTQVNPKVGLTFAAGLRAILRQDPDVVMVGEIRDRETAEIAVQASLTGHLVLSTVHTNDAIGAITRMRDMKVESFLLASTLRAVIAQRLVRRLCPTCRKAVPASDTVAPLLGIASDAVVYVAQGCEDCNQTGYKGRIGVFEAVRIDDTIRRLINTDGHESEITAHAFAKSPNLAQSARDLVLSGQTTAEEAVRVSRRDTTEVVEDTVVA from the coding sequence ATGATCATCCGCGAAGGCCACGAGATCGAGCTTACTTCCCCCCTCCCGCTTGCGGGAGGGGTCGGGGGAGGGCCTGCCTCTATCATCGACAACGCGATCGAGGGGTATGTCATTCCCTCCCCCAACCCCTCCCGCGAGCGGGAGGGGAGCAGTGCAGCGGTATCCTCGACCGATCTCCCCCAGATCACGATCCCCTATGCCTTCGCCCGAAAGTTCGGCGTCGTAGTCGACCACACCGACACTGATTCCCACCTCACCATCGCGATGCGCGCCGGCGCGGACCCGAAAGTCCTGCTCGAACTTCGCCGCTACCTCGCCCGCCCGTTCGACGTGACATTCGTCGAGCAGGTCGCGTTCGACCGCCTGCTGTCGAACGTCTACGCGATGGACGGCCAGGCCAACGCGCTCGCCGCAGTCGGCATGGGCGACGAACTGGACCTGCTCGCCGGCGACATGCCGACCGCGGAGGATCTGCTCGACACCGCCGACGACGCTCCCGCGATCCGCCTCATCAACGGCATCATCGCCGACGCCGCCCGCAACGGCGTGTCCGACATCCACATCGAGCCGTACGAGAGCGGCTTGGTCGTCCGCATGCGCATCGACGGCGTGCTGCGCGAAACGCTGCGTATGCCGCCCAACGTCGCCCCGGTGGTGGTCAGCCGCATCAAGGTCATGGCGCGCCTCGACATCGCCGAGCGCCGCGTCCCACAGGACGGCCGCATGGGCCTGACGCTCGGTGGCAAGCTGCTCGACGTCCGCGTCTCGACGCTGCCGAGCCGCGCAGGGGAACGCGTGGTGCTGCGTATTCTCGACAAGGAGAACGCCGGCATCGACCTCGAAGCGCTCGGCCTGCCGCCCGCATTGTTCGCACTGCTCAACGAAGCGCTGAGCGAGCCGAACGGCATTATCCTCGTCACCGGCCCGACCGGCTCGGGCAAGACCACTTCGCTCTACGCCGCGCTCCGCCTGCTGAACGACGGAAGCCGCAACATCCTCACCGTCGAGGACCCGGTGGAGTATGCCGTCGACGGCGTCGGCCAGACCCAGGTCAACCCGAAGGTCGGCCTGACCTTCGCGGCAGGCCTGCGCGCGATCCTCCGCCAGGATCCCGACGTCGTGATGGTCGGCGAAATCCGCGACCGCGAGACCGCCGAGATCGCGGTGCAGGCGTCGCTGACCGGCCATCTCGTGCTGTCGACCGTCCACACCAACGACGCGATCGGCGCGATAACCCGCATGCGCGACATGAAGGTCGAGAGCTTCCTGCTCGCCTCGACGCTCCGCGCGGTGATCGCGCAGCGGCTCGTGCGCCGCCTGTGCCCGACGTGTCGCAAGGCCGTCCCCGCGTCGGACACGGTCGCGCCGCTGCTCGGCATCGCCTCCGACGCGGTCGTCTACGTCGCGCAAGGCTGCGAAGACTGCAACCAGACCGGTTACAAGGGCCGTATCGGCGTCTTCGAAGCGGTCCGCATCGACGACACGATCCGCCGCCTGATCAACACCGACGGCCACGAATCCGAAATCACCGCGCACGCATTCGCGAAGTCGCCGAACCTGGCGCAATCGGCCCGCGACCTCGTCCTCTCCGGCCAGACCACCGCCGAAGAAGCAGTAAGAGTATCCCGCCGCGACACGACCGAAGTTGTCGAGGATACAGTAGTTGCGTAG
- the gspI gene encoding type II secretion system minor pseudopilin GspI, whose product MQAERGFTLRRRYAEHGFTLIEIMVALAVFSLAAMALVRLESATIRGASILDETLVAQMVARNVAIDAVTSAQPPTAGRVTGVETNGGQPWTWTRQVSALGGSSVLRIDVAVADRTGTQLGRLTLVRPAPRMVM is encoded by the coding sequence ATGCAGGCTGAGCGCGGCTTCACCCTTCGTCGACGTTACGCCGAACACGGCTTCACGTTGATAGAAATCATGGTCGCGCTGGCAGTCTTCAGCCTCGCGGCGATGGCGCTCGTACGTCTGGAAAGTGCGACGATCCGCGGCGCCTCGATCCTCGACGAAACGCTGGTCGCGCAGATGGTCGCGCGCAACGTCGCGATCGACGCGGTCACCAGCGCGCAGCCACCGACCGCAGGCCGCGTCACCGGCGTCGAGACGAACGGCGGCCAGCCCTGGACGTGGACCCGGCAGGTCAGCGCGCTCGGCGGATCGAGCGTGTTGCGGATCGACGTGGCGGTCGCCGACCGGACCGGCACGCAACTCGGCCGCCTGACCTTGGTGCGACCCGCGCCGCGGATGGTGATGTGA
- a CDS encoding type II secretion system protein N — protein sequence MRLKLDARARRILRRMPVVNVYSVVELALLAGLAVQCARLAWTIVTPITPLGDWRPAAPMVVGSPADILRGFDPFFRLGGAAGAPATVTSLQLTLFGTRMDEAMGRSSAIIAGPDGVQQSVAVGDEIQPGVRLKAVAFDHVTIDRGGADEDLFLDQSGAVTPVVPGAAPAGAPGAVAPVVGIPVAQLRSEIGFIPRIDGGRISGLTVRSQGSGNAFRSAGLKDGDVVTSIGGRPVSGPGDLDRIAKDFAGGGNVPITVERGQDTLPLAITIAPPQ from the coding sequence ATGCGATTGAAGCTGGACGCGCGGGCGCGCCGTATCTTGCGGCGTATGCCGGTCGTGAATGTCTATAGTGTCGTCGAACTCGCGCTGCTGGCCGGGCTTGCGGTGCAGTGCGCGCGGCTGGCGTGGACGATCGTGACGCCGATCACGCCACTCGGCGACTGGCGTCCGGCCGCGCCGATGGTGGTGGGCTCGCCCGCCGACATCCTGCGCGGGTTCGATCCGTTCTTCCGCCTCGGTGGCGCGGCGGGCGCACCCGCCACTGTCACGTCGCTCCAGTTGACCCTGTTCGGCACGCGGATGGATGAAGCGATGGGCCGCAGTTCCGCGATCATCGCCGGCCCCGACGGCGTCCAGCAGAGCGTCGCGGTCGGCGACGAGATCCAGCCCGGCGTGCGTCTCAAGGCGGTTGCGTTCGATCACGTCACGATCGACCGCGGCGGCGCCGACGAGGACCTGTTCCTCGACCAGTCGGGCGCCGTCACGCCGGTCGTCCCGGGCGCGGCACCCGCGGGTGCGCCCGGTGCCGTTGCCCCCGTCGTCGGCATCCCCGTCGCGCAGTTGCGCAGCGAGATCGGCTTCATCCCCCGCATCGACGGCGGCCGCATCAGCGGGCTCACCGTTCGCTCGCAAGGCTCGGGCAACGCGTTCCGCTCAGCCGGGCTCAAGGACGGCGACGTCGTCACCTCGATTGGCGGGCGTCCCGTTTCCGGTCCCGGCGATCTCGACCGCATCGCCAAGGATTTCGCGGGCGGCGGCAACGTCCCCATCACCGTAGAACGCGGCCAGGATACCCTGCCGCTCGCCATCACGATCGCGCCCCCCCAATGA
- the gspJ gene encoding type II secretion system minor pseudopilin GspJ → MTPPKTEAGFTLIEVMVSLMIFGMIAAAGVAILSFSVKAQSSTGAKLDDISALTRTMSILSADLAQASNRATRDEAGTSVPAFIGESGSGVTPMLRLVRAGWSNIDGAARSSMQKVAYRVDGGALQRIAYPMVDGAQPLPPAALLTKVRQVGLRYRIAGAWSDRWDGASGRPLPDAMELTVQRDDGTQFRQMFLVGTSYVPAPSDGTGPVITPPAGTPPGQETPGART, encoded by the coding sequence GTGACGCCTCCGAAAACCGAGGCAGGCTTCACGCTTATCGAAGTCATGGTGTCGCTCATGATCTTTGGCATGATCGCCGCAGCGGGCGTCGCGATCCTGTCGTTCAGTGTGAAGGCGCAGAGCTCGACCGGCGCGAAGCTCGACGACATCAGCGCGCTTACCCGGACGATGTCGATCCTGTCCGCCGATCTCGCCCAGGCATCGAACCGCGCCACCCGCGACGAGGCCGGCACCAGCGTTCCCGCGTTCATCGGCGAGAGTGGGTCGGGCGTCACGCCGATGCTGCGTTTGGTCCGCGCCGGCTGGAGTAATATCGACGGTGCGGCGCGCTCCAGCATGCAGAAGGTCGCCTACCGCGTCGACGGCGGCGCGCTTCAGCGGATCGCGTATCCGATGGTCGACGGCGCGCAACCGCTGCCGCCTGCCGCGTTGCTCACCAAAGTTCGTCAGGTCGGACTGCGCTATCGCATCGCGGGCGCCTGGAGCGATCGATGGGACGGCGCGAGCGGCAGGCCTTTGCCCGACGCGATGGAACTCACCGTCCAGCGCGATGACGGTACGCAGTTCCGCCAGATGTTTCTCGTCGGCACCAGCTACGTGCCCGCGCCCTCGGACGGAACCGGTCCTGTCATAACGCCACCTGCGGGCACCCCTCCGGGACAGGAGACGCCCGGTGCGCGAACCTGA
- a CDS encoding GspH/FimT family pseudopilin has product MPISAAGNKREAGFTLVELMVVVTIIGLASAVAVLVMPDPRGRVLDEATRFALRTRAAHDSAIVEARPVSVWISGGGYGFDRRLAGGWTPIAEKPMRVERWNDGTRASIGDTTGRLRVTFDPTGLVDRPAEIRLDRGGVAATVHIDADGSVRADAG; this is encoded by the coding sequence ATGCCGATATCGGCAGCTGGCAATAAGCGCGAAGCCGGCTTTACGCTGGTCGAACTGATGGTCGTCGTCACGATCATCGGCTTGGCCTCTGCGGTAGCCGTGCTCGTCATGCCGGACCCGCGCGGCCGCGTGCTCGACGAGGCGACGCGTTTCGCCCTGCGCACCCGCGCCGCGCATGACTCGGCGATCGTCGAGGCGCGTCCGGTGAGCGTCTGGATCAGCGGCGGCGGCTACGGCTTCGACCGCCGGCTGGCTGGTGGCTGGACACCCATTGCGGAGAAACCGATGCGCGTGGAACGCTGGAACGACGGTACCAGAGCCAGCATCGGCGATACCACCGGCCGCCTGCGCGTGACGTTCGACCCGACCGGTCTCGTCGATCGCCCAGCGGAGATCCGCCTTGATCGCGGTGGCGTCGCGGCAACCGTCCACATCGACGCCGATGGCAGCGTAAGAGCCGATGCAGGCTGA
- a CDS encoding 2OG-Fe(II) oxygenase: MSDPVPSSGSGLPPEAIFARLSVPGVQRVPSPKLDLFVRRDFLPPDLCATLIERIDAVRRPSTISDSNGDASYRTSETGDLSPLDPVAIEVERRIAALTGLDPVYGEPLQGQRYAVGQEFKGHTDYFEPNGVDYQRYCGVAGNRTWTVMIYLNQPEAGGATRFKAIDKIVQPETGKLLAWNNRRADGSMNPATLHHGMKVRAGVKYVITKWFREKPWG, translated from the coding sequence ATGTCCGATCCTGTCCCGTCCAGCGGCTCCGGCCTGCCCCCCGAAGCGATCTTCGCGCGGCTGTCCGTGCCCGGCGTGCAGCGCGTACCTAGCCCGAAGCTCGACCTGTTCGTGCGACGCGACTTCCTGCCGCCGGACCTGTGCGCGACGCTGATCGAGCGGATCGACGCGGTGCGGCGGCCGTCGACGATCTCCGATTCGAACGGCGATGCGAGCTATCGGACCAGCGAGACGGGCGATCTGTCGCCGCTCGATCCGGTCGCGATCGAGGTCGAGCGCCGGATCGCGGCACTGACCGGACTCGACCCGGTGTACGGCGAACCGCTCCAGGGGCAGCGCTATGCGGTCGGGCAGGAGTTCAAGGGACACACCGATTATTTCGAGCCGAACGGCGTCGATTATCAGCGTTATTGCGGGGTCGCGGGCAATCGGACGTGGACCGTCATGATCTACCTCAACCAGCCGGAAGCCGGCGGCGCGACGCGGTTCAAGGCGATCGACAAGATCGTCCAGCCGGAGACGGGCAAGCTGCTGGCGTGGAACAACCGGCGGGCCGATGGGAGCATGAACCCGGCGACGCTGCATCACGGGATGAAGGTGCGCGCGGGGGTCAAGTATGTGATCACCAAATGGTTTCGCGAGAAGCCCTGGGGTTAG